Genomic DNA from Canis lupus dingo isolate Sandy chromosome 32, ASM325472v2, whole genome shotgun sequence:
CCTGAATTTACAGAGGGAAGAGATtccctttggttttcaaaatcCTGTCCCGAAGACAGCCACATTGCAGGGAGCAGCACCAGGCCACGGCTCACCTGCTTCCAGGCCTCCTGAGTGGGCTGCAGGGGCTCCGGGCTTCCCAGCCTGCTTCTGGCGTGGAGGGCAGGGGGCTCCCCTCCGCCCGGCTCTTGGGGGGCCTGCCTGCTGCCGGCACCGTCCAgccccgggtccccagggccgGCCGCAGCTGCAGGGGATGCTGGAGGAGCGGCTGGCCCGGTGCCCCCGCGGGAGCCCAGGTGGAGGCGCCCAGGGCGCAGAGCCAGCTCCGGGGCAGGAACCCGCGCGGCCTTCTCTTTCGCAggctgcttccccttctgcctcctCGTCTTGCGCCGCAGGGTGGAAACCACCTAAAAACGTCCGGAGAAGATACAGACGCTGGGCTGACACCGCAGTTGGTTTCCTGAGTAGCCCCTCCACGGTGAGCACCTGGGCTCCGGGGGAAGCCTCTAGAAACCCTCAGAGCACTTTGGTGACCGCTGTGGTATTCAAGGACATGATCTGTGGCCTTACAgtttttggtttgcatttccttttttcctagtacttcatatatattgtattttttaacaaaagtacTGATCTGTGACAAACTGGAAGTTTATAAAACCTGATCTTCCACCACAGATAATTCGAGAGATACTAAGCCAGGCCACTCTTTCCTCTAGGAACCCGGTGAGTTTTAGACAAGGACGGGAAAGGGGACCTCTCGGGAAGGGAAGTCTGTATGGACTTTCCTGCTATACAACCAGGTgttaaaggagaagaaatgcaGCTTGCAGTTGAAGAATGTTGGGATAGGAAACACCTGATGCTTTGCTGTGGGCGAGGCAGCACTTTGTGGCATCTTATAGGAAGTGCAATCTTACTTGTTGAGGAAGGCAGGGAGTGGAAGGGAGCACCTCTTTCCAGCCTGGACCTAATTGGAAAGAGACTCTTTTTGCCAAAGAGACTGAGTATGGTCCCTATCACTGACTCAGAGTCATCATGGTACTGGGACCCGGCTGACAGTGTAGTCACAAGCTGGAAGAATTCTGatcatgggaaagaaagaaaataaggccaCAGAGCAGAGCTGTGGCATCCAGCAACCATTCCTGGTGTGCCTGAGTGCCACAGTGGAAACCGAGGGACACATTGTCAGGCTATCAATGACAGAGGTCTGGCTCACAACGGGAACTCAGTGCAAACACGTAATCAAAGAATGAGAACTTTCTGCAAATAGATGTAAGGACTGTGATCCAAGAAAGCCATGTCCTCGTGTGGACTAGTCTAGGGCGAGGACAAAGGACACTCAGAGAGGGTCAGCAGAACCTGAATGATGTTTTAAGAGGAATCCAGATTGAATATAGCAGAACAGAGGTGTTCTCTAACTTTGGACAAGCACTAATGACTTTCTAGGCAGCTTAGCCCTGGGCATAGACAGTAAAAGGCCATCAAATGTGAATGGAGTCATaacctcctccttctctccttgctGCAACTCAGATTGAGTGTCAGACTATCAGTCCCACCCCTTTCCACCCTCTGGTAACTTTATTTCAAGGATGTTATTTATCTGCCCCCCAAAAGGCAtctctaattttgatttttaaggagAATGACAGTGTTACTATGTATTGAGCCCTTTCTAAATAGTGCTATGCTGGGCACTTAGCATGAATTCATTGATTGACCCTCAGGTCACCGCTGTAAGACTGCGTCCTCATTTATGGTTTTAcatgaattcattgattagtGCTCACACCCCTGTGAGACAGCATCCTCACTTATAGTACAGACGAGACACCCGAGACACAGAGATACTAAAACGTTACCAGGACGGTATCCAGatatctgactccagagctcctACTTTTGTGTTTCTCTCCCAAGTGATCCCTGGACTCTGTACAGATGGCTacatctcccctccccagagcttTGCAAACCAACTATTGGGAGGTTGGCTTTTTGCTAAGCTACAGAAAATAAACTGTTCTTTAGCATTCTTTCCCAAAGTTCCTACTTCTCCTGTATACATGAAATGTGATTCCTCCCATGAGATCATCTCCTTTATTGTGACTTGTTGTCTCTACCTCCAGACATAGATGCAGCAGAAcagaatatttgaatttaaaaaaaaagtgaggtgcTGGACATTGTGCAGAATTGACAAAGGAAATACTTAGAGCTAGTTTTAGGTCCCTTGAACCCCTCCTCCTCTGTTAAGAACATGAAAGGGTTGAGATTATGGAAAAGCAGAGACGGAATTTATAATGAAGATTTTTGAAGGAAGCTGTTGAAAATGTTGCAGGtgccccctctcccacctctgccAAGGGGTTATCCTTTTCCCCTTCCGACACTCAGTTTGTGGGTACAGGGACACATAACTGGTCTTTCAGTCGCCAGAACACAAGGGGCCATAGCCAGACCTTGATAggtaggatttgaatccagaaaCCTTGGACTGAATGCAATTATTGGATGAGACCTGAGTGCTGACTCCATTGAGGAGGGATGGGCATGGCTCGCTATGTGGGAACCAGGATGCATGGAAATTTGGGGAGTAACAAAAACAGATCAAGACAGAATTGGCATCTATTTACACTTCTATCTAACATCTATCTACACTTCTTCCTTAGAAATAGAAACCCAGATTCTTATAGATACCACCTGGAATTAGGAATACACTCTCCAACCTGCCTTTCAGCCTAAATGTTAACAGATGATAAAATTTTGAACAGAAACATGAACAAAAACTTTGTGTACAACTGAATGTCCTTAAAGGGAAGAAACATGCCTTTCTCCTACTTTCTAATTTATGCTGCTAGAATGTGGTCATGATGGCTGGAACCCAAGTAGCCATGCTGGGCCATGATGCAGCCTGGGGGAGCAACAAGACAGCAGGAAACTGGGTCCCTGGTGACTTTGTGGTGTTACCCTACCAGCCCTGGACTGcttgtttcctgtgtttatttacagaaggaaggaataatCATAAACCATTGTTATTGAAGTTTTCTGTCACTTCAGCCAAATGCAGTTAATACGATTTCTACTTGTTGAGTACAAATTTTGTAAAGCATGtgcatatgtattttcatttaatcctcacaacacctAGGATATAGTCATTTATATTCCTATTGTATAGATTCAGAAACTGATGTTATAGTAAATTACTTTTTCAAGGCAATATTCTATAAGTAgcagaaacagaatttttatccatttctttccaaCTTCATAGGCCATGGCATAATCACTTACCATAGCTActcaaggaaaaaagaacatatttctaTTCAATACCTGTGTGGCAGACCACCACTCCTCCAAATCTATTTTCCCCTTCTTCGTCATAGGAATGGGAACCCCAACTCTTGTGCTAGGCCTGCAGCCAACCAGAAAGAAGGCTGCATTTCCAGCTTCACTTATAGCAAGGTGTAATTCTGAACAACAGGATGAGAACAGAAGAGATGTATACAACTTCTTCACTGTGTCTTTAAAGGGCAGGGATattcttcccccttccttcctctatcCTACTGCTTGGAACACAGATGTGGTGGCAAGCCATCTTGGCCTACACAGATGAGGGCATGGGAAACACACCCCAAGGATGGCAGCATAAGAAGACTTGGTTCTTGGATAACCTAGTAAAACAAAGCTGCCATACTAGCCAAGTACTTCATGTTCTAAGATGCAAACCCAGATCTGTCTGATTCTAAAgccatattctttcatttgtgtCTCATATAACACAGACTTACATGAATTAGAGTTGCTCAAAGCACACAGGCTTGTGTAGTAATGAGTGCTCTATCTTTGGAACCGCTCAGATGAATGTTTTCAAGGATGTTGTAGTAGGGATTCTTGTGTTTTGGAAGGGGCAGCTGGAGTACAGAAGCCATAGGACACCATTCAAGTACAAGAGTTtgtgattaaaagaaaatagaatctttttttcctaaagttttacttccaaagtgaaacaaaatagagaTGTGTTAATACTGGAGTATAATGcattctgtgtcactcactcctCCTGCTGGTTATTGTAAATCCCCTTAGGGAGGCACCATCTCTGGTTATCTCTGTATCCCCCCTACCATTTTCcttgcacatagtaagtactttaAACATAGTTGTTGAGTTTAATTCTAAATTGATCTTCATCCTTCTATCTGCCAGTAGCATCCTCCCTCCATGAAGTAGGACATACACATTTGTTAGTTTAACCGAGTTATTTGAGAAATAGAGGCTCTTCAGGTACAGTGATTGAGGAGTATTTACTAGAATTGTCCAGATCAGggacagcaaatagatggctCTCACTGTCACTCTCCACTATCACATCCAGAACAAACACCACTAATGGATCACAGCACACTTGTGCCTTGTGCTTGGACGTGGATTCTTAATCTTTCTCCTTTTAATGGTTTAATGGCTTCTCTTAACAGCCCTTATTAGTCACCTGGAGTCCATGTGCAAGATGATATTTTATGCTGCCAGTGAAACTGGGTTAAATTATTATGAACTGGATTATTATTAACTGGGTTAAATTATAGTGAAATACATACCACTTCAGTAGTCAGTACCTTGTGCCTGTCTAGTTTAGCCAAAAGCTCCAGGTCAGGCATGTCTGACACTCCGCCATGAAGAATCAGGACTTTCTCATCAACCAGAGTAGCCAGATGAAGCCAACAGAAAACATCCTGcagtatttttagtattttcttgcCATGTGTCTAGAAAATGATAGTTAGAAGATAATAAGTTTCAAATGACACTACTAGACTCATCTGAACTAAGAGAAACTTTTGCTTTTAAAGGCAGCATACCTTATATTTATGCATCACTTCCTTGGTAAGGCCATATctagatttagaaagaaaaatagatattacaTTTGGTGACATTATGGTATAATtgaattcttataaaaattcatattctatatacatatacttaaatatatggaAGAGACTGAGGTATAATACTTACCAAAATGTTTACAATCATAGCATTCTGTTTGGTTCAAGAAATTATAGgatattttgatttcttccttttgcttatCTGTATTTCTTACCTTTCGTATATTGAGCCTTTATTGTTTAGATGATAAAGAGTATggatatgtgaaaaaaatttaatggtttTATTAGGAGTAGGATAATgtgtaaattttaaagaaatattttaaatgtcatatattgcatattcttttataaaactgaaaaactacttttaaaaggcatttgacaaataAGGAGCTCTGACGAAATAACTTTTTACAATGACAAGTAAATATCAAATAACCAAGCATGTTTTAGTTTGTTACCGTAAGTTCACCATATGGTCCTCATGGTTTCCTCGGTTAAGACGGAACTCTTTTGGGTAAACCAACATGAAGGCAAAAAGAATCATCAGGATCTCTACTGATTCTTTGCCTCGATCCACGAAGTCACCATTGAAGACATAGGCCCTCTCTGGTGACGGAAGGCCATTCTTCCCAACAAGAAGACAAgtcaagaagaagaaacaaaggaagggaATAGGAAATTGGGTCAAACCAATGTGCATTTGACAGTTACATCAGATCATACATGAATTCTGTACTTTCTGGCTCTCCTCCAAATGTGAATTGTCAACAAAAGatggaagtatttttttattggtcttatatttcctttctagTCAGGCTGAGGTTATGACATGCTCATCAAAATAAGGACTTTATACAAAGCCAGAGTCTTGCCATGTAGTAGGTACAAAGGACACTGAACTTATGATCCAACAGCCAGTTTTAAGTCCTGGCcacaatatctattttaaaaaaaaaaagatttattcatttgtttgagagagagagagagacagcctaacatagggctcaattccatgactcagatatcatgacctgagccaaaatcaagagtgggatgctcaaccaactgagtcatcgaGGCACCCTTGGCCACAATATCTTTAGTAATAGCAAAAATAGCTGTCAGATTCCTCTGaattaaataagacaaatgagaaaatgctttggGAAGCACagtatatataaagtaatattacATTAAAGGAACATTCATGTATGTTGTTACATGCTCTacattttataactagaaatggATAGGAAAATAGCTTTTGGGCACTTTACTAAtcatcaattttctttatttggaaaaaagaaaagtactaaaTAATGAttccttgtctttattttaaaatagtctacaataaataagtaaataaataaataaataaataaataaataaataaataaaacagtttacaaaaatatactaaaatgtaaCGCAGTGCTGGCTTTTATATTATGTACTTGCTATGAGgtattatttaaactttaaaataatattttaaaaatccaagcatACTTAAGCATTTGTTTATAGATTCTATATTTGAACTTCCAGAATAAGTCTCAGAGCAAGACAGGATCTTAAGCACTCATAccttatgaaatataaatattaagtcATCCAACTGGCCGTGCAAGTCTCctaacagagacagaaaaagaatatcAGTTTCTATTGGTTCTTGCCACTGTGTCTCATTTTTACTATGAAAAGGAAAACACCCAGAAAAATCTGACAAAAGTGATGGTTACTCATTTTTCCATATGTAAGAGAGggataaatattaatttcccttGTTGCAGAGATAGTTAATATTGAAAGCAGGAAATATGATCTTTTTCTACAAGATTATCATGAATAGTAAATGAAGTAAAGAACAGGACAGAATACTGCAGGGTTGCCAACTCAAATGGGAGCTGGAGTGATTCTGCTCTATCCACGGCAGGAAGACGATATTCACATGTGGGCCGGTGTTCTGAGATTTTTCAAGAGATGTtggaaatctggattttaaaattagttcaattttaaaatcctctgattttcaaaaactggaaattaatttgaaaaatttaagaacatttcAGGGCAAATAAGACCTATCTGCAGGTTGCAAGCAGTCCTCAGGGTGCCAGTTTATTTACAATCCCTGGTGTATTGCAGGCCGTATCCCCTAAGATGTGGGACATCAGTCTGTAATAGATGTTTAAACGTCTCTGAAAACATAAGGATATGGAAAGAATCGTGACTGACAGGATTTCTCTCTGGGAAAAGACTATATGTGGGTGGAAGGAAGAGTTTGCTAGGGCTTGCTCAAGTAACAAGAAATAAGCTGTCTTCTGACAAGGGGGATCTGGCTAATTGCAGGGATTTTGTTTTGAATGGAGAGCGCGAGTTAGGGGCCAAATGGGAATTGCTTGGGGAAATAAGGCAGAAGCTGGGCCCTCTTGGCCCATAGCCCTTCGTTGCACTGCAGCTGCCTCAGTACACGTGGCGTGAATCCGTGAGCACTCTCAGGGTGCATGCATCTCCCaccagcctgcctctcctcttccccatcaCAGGGGCTTTCTTGTTTGGGTCTAGCATATGAAGCCATTCTGTCCGGTGCTTACCACACACTGTGATCTCCTCGCTGTAACAGGTGGAGACCCGGTTGATGTTTGGCAGTTGTACCAGGTGTTTCCTGGTTTCATGCAAAAGATTCAAGACATAGCGAGCATGGAGCTGCTActaggaggaagcagagggagggacaaaaTGACACTGATATTCATGCAGCAAACGGGGCCTCACCTTGACTGTGTAATGACTCCAATCACCTGAGACCCCAAGAGTGACCCTAGTAAATCGACTCTGGGACCCTCTGCATGGATCCTCTCTTTTTCACCTATCTTCTGCTCTTGTTTCTgcttttcatcatccccaaataTTGAACTAATTATCTCTTTACTACCGATTGAATGAGAGCATCCCATGCCTTCAGCGTGGGAGAAATGCACGCTTATCTCAGTGAGGTGTGAGTAAGTGCATGCGCATTGATGGTACTGAGGATCCTGACATCACGGAGAATACCATCCCAACTCCTCCTGCAACAAATTGCCttcaaatgaaggaaagaaagggctgGAATCTGGCATAGAaccagaatctgaccacttctcaccacctctaCCTCTACCACCGGGGTTTCAAGCCACTATCACCTTTTGCCTGGTCTGTGGGAAAACCctgactggtctccctgcttcagCCCTCGCTCCCCACACTCTATTCAGAAAACAgaatgatgattttaaaaatcaagccaaGTTACATCATTCCTCTGCCCAATGTCTTCTCATCTCTTTGAGAAACATAAAAGCCCACccactctcctctctgcctccattcCTTAACTCTCTTCCCTAAGCCTCTCCTCACCAAGTGGCCTTCCTGAGGTCCCCAAGCCATCCAGGCAGGGTCCTACCTCACAGCCTTTCCATTTGTTCCTCCTGCCTGGAACATCTTTCTGGAGGCATCCACATGGTACATTTCCTCACCTTTTCCGCGGTGCCTTCTGAGACTGCAGCCATCTCTCCTACCTAGAACTTAgttcattgttttccatagcTCTAATTTCTGTCTAATATATTACAGAATCTacttatttgttgttctttctgaTCTATTGTGTGTCTCCCCGCTAGAATGTCAGCCCTGTGAGGGCAGGGATTTCTGCCTTGCTCATTGCTGTATCCCCAGGCCCAGAACAGTGTCTACACATAGTAGTGCTCACTAATTACCTGTGGGATGAATGAACCAGGAAAGATGACATAAATTAGGAGAAGTTTTCAGTACACAACACCTGGTTTATTGACTTGTACAAGGTCCTGGTTAAGTGAAGAGGACATGGAATCTCTCTAGTACATCCATATAGATACTAACACCCTAAATCCAGGGCTCTTCCTTCTGTGTTAGGTCTGGTCTCTCTCTACCTACTACATGGCATTGGTGGCGGCCCAGGTTCCCCAGAGCAAGCTTACTTGTTTCAGTCTGAAAGCTTCCACCAGGGCAGTTGCGTGGTCAGgaaggagtgggaaggagaggcgTGGCCCCGTGTAATTGTCTGGTACCTCTATAGATTCATAGTCACTGCCTTTCtccatctcagagtcctggaggAATCTCTCCGTGGTGAATTTGCAGTTCAGGAAGTCCCCTGGTCAGGACAGAAGGTTTGGACAGCTTATCATCAGCTGTGCAGTCAGTTGGCAATACAAGACTGTCTTTCCCTGGACCATACTTGAAGTGGGGTGGGCCAGTCTGGCATCAGCTCCAACaccagggaagagaaagggaagggaaagtgaCAACAGATTAAGGTGGGcacaaggtgcctgggtggccccctgcctttggctcaggtcatgatccagggtcctgggatggagccctgtgttgggctccctgctcagcggggagtctgcttctccctctgcttttcacccttgctcacactctctatctctctctctcattctgttccctctcaaataaataaataaggtcttaaaaaaaaaaaagattaaggtgGGCAGGAGGAAAAGGTTAAGCTTTAATGtcaatttcattttacttttattttaaaatattgagatttGTTAGACctagaaagaatagaaattgaGGAGCCGAGGCTtataagcagaaggaaaaggaaaagccttgacagggaaaaaaaaaaaaaaaaaaagctcacaggTATTTGTGGTATACTCAGTGAGTGTGGCAGAAGCCATTAGACCTTTCAGGGCCCTTCAAGCAAGGGCCAACCACCAGCTTCCGCATCACTGGCTCACAGGGGTCCTAGGCTCACAGGGGTCCTCAGCAGGCCTGAAATGTGGAATCAACAGCCTTTCCGATCCACCCCTCCCAGCAGCCTTCAACCAATGAGCCTCAGGACATGACATATGAAGACTCTAGTTCTCTCTGCCTTCAGGTGGGATCATTCCAAGGCATGGGATGTTGCACCATTTCCCAGGCACACCAACCTGCTGGCTTAGTAGCACATCCCCACCCCCTTTATTGGCTGCCTTCCTTGCCCTGAATTCCTTCCcaccccgtccccacccccaTTATGTCCTGTATGGCAGCTCATACTCACTCTCATGATTGCTGTTGGGGGTAAAGTGATCCACAAGGTAGCTGAAGAAATCATGGAGCTGCAGGAGAACCGAAGACTCCGCTTCAGAGATGAGTGCAAACAGAACCGGGAGGGTCCAAATCAGCCGCACCCTCTGGGCAACTGAGCCCTGCTGCCCGCGGGCTAGAAGGCAGAGCACACGGTGACTCTGTCCCACATCCCACCGCACCTTGACCTGGTCCTGCTGCCCAGCATACTCGATAGACTGGAAGATGCGCCAGGTGCAGCGCCGCCTCGTCTCCAGGCGTGCCATGTAGCGCCGGTACCATCTCTGGATCAGGGCTGCTGCCTTGAAGGCTGTGAAATGGGTGGAGATGCGAGCCAGTAAGCTGGGAcccctgggctgggagggggtgAAGGGCACCTCTCCTATGGTGACGCAGGAACAAGACAGTGGAGAGAAGCACTACCCGTTGCTGCTGGTGGGAAGGATTTGCCTTACCACTGGCTGGGGTGCTGGTTTCCCCATTcccatctcccaccccacctTCATTCTTACCTAGTACTTATACTAATATCACTGGAGGTTTACTGGAATTCCTACTTTTTGCTGAGAATACTGCGTGTGCAGGTGGGAGGCTGGATTGCCAGGATTCTTAAGAAACATAACCTGAAGAGGTTGCAAGCATGAGGCATCCCTGCAGAGTGGAAACACAGGGGTAGAAAGTGGGGAAGACATTTTGACATAACAATAGACTGGATAGCAGGAGTCCTGGGTTCTAGGCCTGGAAATGCCCTCATCAGCTCTGTGGCCTTACGTGGATTTtaccttcctgggcctcagtgttcCCATCCCGAAAGGGGGATGGACTAGATGACTGGGGAAAACAAACCATAGACAAACACGCAAATTCTGCATGAAATGTCAGGTGGTAGTAAATGCTTATAGGGCTCTGCACTTGCTTTCTCCATACTTGTCACAGCCCTGTGGGCTTTAAGTGTCCCCATCGTGATATCTGGGTGAGCACACTGACTATCAAATCTGCAGGCAGGCTTTGGGCTTCTCCTTTTGCCAGGACCTGTGCTGGGTGACCGCGTCCACAGGGTGGCACGATGAGGTTTACCTCTTTCTATGAGCTTTAGGACCTGTGGTCATGTACTGCTGCTATAGAAGAGAACAGCTGTTCACATAAATAACTAGATTCTTCTTAAGCTTCTGGGCCTGAATGTACCATTGGTGATGAATGGAGCATTTGTGGATAAAGcgagattaaaaagaaaaccctacaGGTTAATTCAGGTCAACCTCATGAAGAGTAGACAGACTGATTTAATATAGTTAGCCTGCATTAGAGAGCTCACAGAATTCTGCTGATTTCTCTAAGAATGTCAATgggagagtggggggaggagaacCAGGGAGGGTCTTAAACAAAGCTGAATGTGATTTCCTCTGACAAAGAATGTCACACGGTAGCTATTACTCAAAGGCACTTACCCAACACTAAGGGTTGAAGCTGAAGCTCTACCAACTGACTTCTGTAAATCCATGTTCAGAATGGTGAACAGACTTTCTAGAAACTTATGGGAAGCACAGATACCTGGACCTTGCCTTAGAAGCCACAGCTTTAGACTCTCTACAAGGAGTCCAGGGACCTTCAAGGCTGACAAACTCCACACACGACTCATGTGCACTCAAGTGGAAGCAATACTGAGGAGTACCGGGGCCACCaaggttctgtgaaaaatgttgtttgCTAACACCTTTCTTCAACATTTAAAGGAAAGGGCTGCCAACTAGGCAGATTTATATCCTCAGTCTTGCTTGACTGGCTTTGGGCAGGGACAGCAGGCAGTGCCTCCTCACCTGTTTCTCCCACCTAGTCCTGCCAGGGGTCTGAGTTACCCTTAACTGAGATAAAGGCTGTGAGGTGCAGGATGGTCTAAGACCTTCTACTCCTGCCTTCCCAACAGCGCAATATAACACACTTGGGCTCCTCTTGCTCCAGCtttcccaccccccctttttttaaggaggctccacgctcaatgtggggctcaaactcatgaccctgagatcaaaagtcacatgctccaccgactgagccagccaggcacctctagaacatgcaactcttgatttcagggttgtgagtttgagctccaggTTGGGTgtcgagattacttaaaaaagaaaatct
This window encodes:
- the PPEF2 gene encoding LOW QUALITY PROTEIN: serine/threonine-protein phosphatase with EF-hands 2 (The sequence of the model RefSeq protein was modified relative to this genomic sequence to represent the inferred CDS: inserted 1 base in 1 codon), translated to MGRGTSAQHHFAFQNAEKAFKAAALIQRWYRRYMARLETRRRCTWRIFQSIEYAGQQDQVKLHDFFSYLVDHFTPNSNHERDFLNCKFTTERFLQDSEMEKGSDYESIEVPDNYTGPRLSFPLLPDHATALVEAFRLKQQLHARYVLNLLHETRKHLVQLPNINRVSTCYSEEITVCGDLHGQLDDLIFIFHKNGLPSPERAYVFNGDFVDRGKESVEILMILFAFMLVYPKEFRLNRGNHEDHMVNLRYGLTKEVMHKYKTHGKKILKILQDVFCWLHLATLVDEKVLILHGGVSDMPDLELLAKLDRHKVVSTLRRKTRRQKGKQPAKEKAARVPAPELALRPGRLHLGSRGGTGPAAPPASPAAAAGPGDPGLDGAGSRQAPQEPGGGEPPALHARSRLGSPEPLQPTQEAWKQVVDILWSDPMAQEGCQANTVRGGGCYFGPSVTEQLLQKYNLQFLIRSHERKPEGYEFCHRRKVLTIFSASNYYEAGSNRGAYVKLGPALTPYIVQYQANKETHRLTMRQRISRVEESALRSLWEKLFASLDLLGEXKKHDADKTGLITLSAWAEAVESVLHLGLPWRMLKPQLVNSSTDNTLEYKSWLEDLAKEQLSRENIQSNLLETLYRNRSNLEAIFRITDSDHSGFISLDEFRQTWKLFSSHMNIDITDDCICDLARIIDFNRDGHIDINEFLEAFCIVEQSSTEGDTSDCPQATNTDNQAANQANTKNSVVSITYGAS